One Prodigiosinella aquatilis DNA window includes the following coding sequences:
- a CDS encoding ABC transporter ATP-binding protein — MSESLSPPRCADTPPEILLRVNDLQLELAESGQRLLHQVSFSLSRHGCVGIVGESGSGKSLVCQALMGVLGPEFIRRGDIWLDGTELLSLNDVAMRRLCGRMISLIPQQPMTAFDPLQSVGGQMVETLRAHLPLDRRAARELALDALAQVQLRQPQQIYHRYPAQLSGGMLQRITIAIALALKPTLLIADEPTTALDSVTQQDIMRQFMAIREQWGTSLIFVSHDLGLVSRIADNVMVMQYGRTVEQGSAASVLHQPCHPHTRQLVASRQMLQQRYSALTASAQEKHEC; from the coding sequence ATGTCTGAAAGTCTATCCCCTCCTCGTTGTGCTGATACACCGCCAGAGATTTTACTGCGGGTCAATGACTTGCAGCTTGAGCTGGCGGAGAGTGGACAACGCCTGCTGCATCAGGTCAGCTTTTCCCTGTCTCGACATGGTTGTGTCGGTATTGTGGGAGAGAGCGGTAGCGGCAAAAGCCTTGTCTGTCAGGCATTGATGGGCGTGCTGGGGCCGGAATTTATCCGTCGTGGCGACATTTGGCTGGATGGTACTGAACTGCTATCGCTGAATGACGTCGCGATGCGCCGTCTGTGCGGTCGCATGATCAGCCTGATTCCGCAGCAGCCGATGACGGCTTTTGATCCACTGCAATCGGTCGGCGGGCAGATGGTCGAGACGTTGCGGGCGCATCTGCCGCTGGATAGGCGCGCCGCCCGCGAACTGGCGCTGGACGCATTGGCACAGGTTCAATTGCGGCAACCACAGCAGATTTACCACCGTTACCCTGCCCAGCTTAGCGGCGGCATGTTGCAGCGGATTACTATTGCCATCGCACTGGCGCTGAAACCGACTCTACTGATTGCGGATGAGCCCACCACGGCACTGGACAGTGTGACACAGCAGGACATTATGCGGCAGTTTATGGCTATCCGTGAGCAGTGGGGCACCAGCCTGATTTTTGTTTCGCACGATTTGGGGCTGGTTAGCCGTATCGCCGATAACGTGATGGTGATGCAGTACGGACGAACCGTCGAGCAGGGTTCGGCGGCATCTGTTTTACATCAGCCTTGCCATCCACATACCCGACAGCTGGTGGCGTCCCGACAGATGCTGCAACAGCGCTATTCCGCGCTGACA